A single window of Psychromonas ingrahamii 37 DNA harbors:
- a CDS encoding VapE domain-containing protein, with the protein MRHLPEPNQPSNIDGELENETLIDRFPHFKLNNKREKYLLNTGPNLSVLLDYTGIKAAINKMTYEPELSVKGKAFPSVEAARSCLITNAAIIALPKVAIDDHLVALAEKNSYHPIAELLNAGQWDGNERVELVLACLNAKDPEFAIAIMKKWLVGCVASLYEKTFSSKLVPVLQGDQSYMKTAFISRIANIIEGAFLEGAELNPDNKDSVLSCIKSWIVELGELERTSKNSQGSLKAFITKPIDTIRPPYARGDIKKPRQTHFIATVNKTDFLKDETGSSRYAVIELTGAVDIDATNSLLGYEYNNGSKQVHPELLLQFWLEIKAMYEANYGWMLSKDELSLAAKVADKYTDKGNWYEMLSDHIARAKGAEAKMTATEICNYLGVNTAQIKWVGKALTQLVKEGLIKKGRTGQGRYYLFPTCCSEGCPSCK; encoded by the coding sequence ATGAGACATTTACCTGAACCTAATCAGCCCTCAAATATCGACGGTGAATTGGAAAATGAAACATTAATTGATCGATTCCCTCATTTTAAGTTAAACAATAAGAGGGAGAAATATTTACTCAATACCGGCCCAAACCTTTCCGTGTTGCTTGACTATACTGGCATTAAAGCGGCAATCAATAAGATGACCTATGAGCCTGAGCTAAGTGTAAAGGGGAAAGCTTTTCCATCTGTGGAGGCGGCTAGAAGTTGTCTCATTACTAATGCGGCGATCATCGCCTTACCCAAAGTGGCCATTGATGATCATTTAGTTGCACTGGCGGAGAAAAATAGTTATCACCCTATTGCTGAATTACTCAATGCAGGGCAATGGGATGGCAATGAACGAGTTGAACTGGTATTAGCCTGTCTCAATGCCAAAGACCCGGAATTTGCCATTGCCATTATGAAAAAGTGGCTTGTCGGATGCGTCGCATCTCTATATGAGAAAACATTTTCAAGTAAATTGGTGCCGGTATTACAGGGCGATCAATCCTATATGAAAACAGCGTTCATTAGCCGAATTGCTAACATTATCGAAGGGGCCTTTTTAGAAGGAGCTGAGCTCAATCCTGATAATAAAGACAGTGTGCTCTCCTGTATAAAGTCATGGATTGTTGAATTAGGCGAGTTAGAGCGGACCAGTAAAAATAGTCAAGGAAGCCTGAAGGCTTTTATTACCAAGCCAATTGACACTATTAGGCCTCCTTATGCTCGAGGTGATATTAAAAAACCAAGACAGACGCATTTTATTGCCACAGTGAATAAAACTGACTTCCTCAAAGATGAAACCGGAAGTAGCCGATATGCTGTCATTGAGTTAACCGGTGCTGTGGATATCGACGCTACAAACAGCTTACTTGGTTATGAGTATAACAACGGCTCGAAGCAGGTTCATCCTGAGTTGCTTTTACAGTTTTGGCTAGAAATAAAAGCAATGTATGAGGCTAATTATGGTTGGATGTTAAGTAAAGATGAGCTTAGCTTAGCTGCAAAAGTGGCAGATAAATATACTGATAAAGGGAACTGGTATGAAATGCTCAGCGATCATATTGCCAGGGCAAAAGGCGCTGAAGCTAAAATGACAGCGACTGAGATATGTAACTACTTGGGAGTTAATACCGCTCAAATTAAATGGGTAGGTAAAGCATTAACTCAGCTCGTTAAAGAGGGTCTTATTAAAAAAGGAAGAACCGGCCAGGGAAGGTACTATTTATTCCCCACTTGTTGTAGCGAAGGTTGTCCTAGTTGTAAGTAA
- a CDS encoding tyrosine-type recombinase/integrase produces MTTKVIKFSAAALKSAEQDIAFNEFRDARYPLRLRLHKCRSKGSWYLVRSTHGKSKHEKIGSYPNIKLKDILANLSRNLIADTAEPESEFQTLGQLLKWYLARTEQNSQITKQRKTTIRWAITRHLLPLIDELPLNQITYAALDKHFFQPIQQKYAMTTAKNIWIILKQSVAQAVKLVLIKPDPISSFEFSDFIKVGKTAERPGLKYYQVAKLFIDAQAASVPARALVAIMLLHGTRLGETRQTKWSDICFKTDLWSIPGPITKTRTELNLPITPLVKKILTDYRNWQEQNGYTGVFVFPAPKGRSAISAYAANELIQEVSLNNWTSHQLRKFARTTWVDLKIDFLIAELLLNHKLTKVTAAYIHTDAVEAKSEALTVYHVWLAAEFSALNDIINDAIPARP; encoded by the coding sequence ATGACAACTAAAGTGATAAAGTTTTCTGCTGCGGCGTTAAAGTCTGCAGAGCAAGACATTGCATTTAACGAGTTCCGTGATGCGCGTTATCCGCTTCGTTTGCGCTTGCATAAATGCAGAAGTAAGGGCAGCTGGTATTTAGTTAGATCGACTCATGGCAAATCAAAACATGAAAAAATCGGCAGCTATCCGAACATTAAATTAAAAGATATTTTAGCTAATTTAAGCCGCAATTTAATTGCTGATACTGCGGAGCCAGAAAGTGAATTTCAAACCCTTGGACAGCTTTTAAAATGGTATTTGGCACGTACTGAACAGAACAGCCAAATCACAAAACAGCGTAAAACGACTATACGTTGGGCGATCACCCGGCATCTATTACCCTTAATTGACGAATTACCGCTAAATCAGATCACTTACGCTGCATTAGATAAACATTTCTTTCAGCCGATACAGCAAAAATACGCAATGACCACGGCGAAAAACATTTGGATTATTTTAAAGCAGTCCGTTGCTCAAGCGGTAAAGCTAGTTCTGATTAAGCCTGATCCCATATCATCGTTCGAGTTTAGTGATTTTATTAAGGTAGGTAAAACCGCCGAGCGTCCGGGACTTAAATATTACCAGGTCGCAAAGCTCTTTATTGATGCACAAGCTGCCAGTGTTCCCGCCCGCGCCTTAGTTGCAATTATGCTACTGCATGGCACGCGACTAGGTGAAACAAGGCAAACAAAATGGAGTGATATCTGTTTTAAAACGGATCTTTGGTCAATACCCGGCCCGATCACTAAAACCCGCACAGAATTAAATCTGCCTATCACTCCATTAGTTAAAAAAATCCTTACTGATTATAGAAACTGGCAGGAACAGAACGGCTATACCGGCGTGTTTGTATTCCCAGCACCCAAAGGCCGTAGTGCTATTTCAGCCTATGCAGCCAATGAACTGATACAAGAGGTCAGTCTCAATAACTGGACCAGCCATCAACTGCGTAAGTTCGCACGCACCACGTGGGTTGATTTAAAAATCGATTTCCTGATAGCAGAGCTATTGTTAAATCATAAACTAACCAAGGTGACTGCCGCTTATATACATACCGATGCAGTAGAGGCTAAGAGCGAAGCGCTAACCGTTTACCATGTCTGGTTAGCCGCTGAGTTTTCTGCACTAAATGACATAATAAATGATGCTATCCCGGCGCGACCGTAA